In Flammeovirgaceae bacterium 311, one DNA window encodes the following:
- the murC gene encoding UDP-N-acetylmuramate--L-alanine ligase (COG0773 UDP-N-acetylmuramate-alanine ligase), with amino-acid sequence MRLKDYHNIYFLGIGGIGMSALARWFCKNGFRVGGYDRTPTELTNELKAEGVTIHFEDSLAAIPKWVKDERERTLVIYTPAIPKFHLGWNYLKFEEFTIKKRAEVLGMLTHNRYTAAVAGTHGKTTTSSMIAHLLKASGKPCSAFLGGIAANYGSNLILHEGPEIAVVVAEADEFDRSFLWLEPDLAVVTATDADHLDIYGDSAKVVEAFGLFVSKVQAGGTVFINTGCHASIANGAGKEVEVLTYGLSDAAACRAENVRVENGAFYFDYIGLGEEIPDLQLGIPGFHNVENAVAASSVALKLGISADNIRNALASFKGVKRRFEVIYRGSETVLIDDYAHHPEEIRAFLTSVRALYPDKKITVVFQPHLYTRTRDFHTGFAEALSLADEVILTNIYPAREEPLDGVESYMIYNLLTAKEKKVVKLQEVIALLEAGNYEVLLTVGAGSIDTLVPRIKNLLEQKEKEEANG; translated from the coding sequence GTGAGGCTAAAGGATTACCATAATATCTACTTCTTAGGCATTGGCGGCATCGGTATGAGCGCCCTGGCCCGCTGGTTTTGTAAAAATGGTTTCAGGGTGGGTGGTTACGACCGTACCCCAACTGAACTTACAAATGAGCTGAAAGCCGAAGGCGTTACCATTCATTTTGAAGACAGCCTGGCTGCCATTCCCAAATGGGTGAAAGACGAACGGGAGCGAACGCTGGTGATCTACACACCGGCAATTCCTAAATTTCACCTGGGCTGGAATTACCTGAAGTTTGAGGAGTTTACCATAAAAAAAAGGGCAGAAGTATTGGGCATGCTTACCCACAACCGCTATACGGCGGCAGTGGCGGGTACGCATGGAAAAACCACCACTTCTTCCATGATTGCACACCTGCTGAAAGCTTCGGGCAAACCCTGCTCTGCATTTCTGGGTGGTATTGCTGCCAATTATGGTAGTAACCTGATTCTGCATGAGGGGCCGGAAATAGCAGTAGTGGTGGCAGAGGCAGACGAATTTGACCGTTCATTTCTGTGGCTGGAGCCAGATCTGGCAGTGGTAACGGCAACCGATGCCGATCACCTCGATATTTATGGAGATTCTGCTAAAGTGGTAGAGGCTTTTGGCTTGTTTGTAAGCAAGGTACAGGCAGGTGGCACTGTTTTTATAAACACAGGCTGCCATGCTTCCATTGCCAACGGAGCAGGAAAAGAGGTGGAGGTGCTTACCTACGGATTAAGTGATGCTGCCGCATGCAGGGCAGAAAACGTAAGGGTGGAGAATGGCGCATTTTATTTTGATTATATCGGGCTGGGAGAGGAGATCCCGGATCTGCAGCTGGGCATACCAGGTTTTCACAATGTGGAAAATGCAGTAGCGGCCAGCTCTGTTGCTTTAAAGCTGGGAATTTCAGCAGATAATATCAGAAATGCACTTGCTTCCTTCAAAGGAGTGAAGCGCAGGTTTGAGGTCATCTATCGGGGTTCCGAAACAGTTTTAATCGATGATTACGCACATCATCCGGAAGAGATCCGGGCCTTCCTGACCTCAGTGAGAGCCCTGTACCCGGACAAGAAAATAACAGTGGTTTTTCAGCCGCATTTATACACCCGTACCCGCGATTTTCACACGGGCTTTGCAGAGGCACTAAGTCTGGCAGACGAGGTAATTCTTACCAACATATATCCTGCCCGTGAAGAACCTCTGGATGGAGTGGAGTCCTACATGATCTATAACTTACTGACTGCTAAAGAGAAGAAGGTTGTAAAGCTGCAGGAGGTTATAGCTTTACTTGAAGCAGGTAATTATGAGGTACTTCTGACGGTGGGCGCAGGCAGTATTGATACCCTGGTGCCGCGCATCAAAAACCTGTTGGAGCAAAAGGAGAAAGAAGAGGCGAATGGATAA
- a CDS encoding cell division protein ftsa (COG0849 Actin-like ATPase involved in cell division): MQEDKIVVGLDIGTTKICVIVGRRNEYGKLEVMGMGKAVSDGVVRGIVTNIDKTVTGIQKAIAEAEEQSGIDIRVVNVGIAGQHIKSSIHHGSITRNSADDEITVEDVNRLTNDMYRIVIPPGSEIIHVMPQSYTVDYEDGIKDPVGMSGVKLEADFHIITAQTNAINNINKCVRRANLEIDNLILEPLASSLAVLTDEEKEAGVCLVDIGGGTTDIAIFHDNIIRHTAVIPFGGNIITSDIKQGCMVMQHQAELLKTKFGRAIAEEASENEIVSIPGLRNRPPKEISIRNLSHIIEARMEEIIELVHAEIISSGYDNRLAGGIVITGGGSQLAGIRQLYEYMIGMDARIGYPNEHLGKSKVEMVKSPMYATSVGLVLSGFKAIDDRENQYNERRPQQQITSKQVKKDQQRQSGGFFKNIIDRTRNLLIDDMEDQDLY, translated from the coding sequence ATGCAAGAAGATAAAATCGTTGTAGGCTTAGACATAGGCACCACCAAGATCTGCGTTATTGTGGGGCGCCGGAACGAGTACGGCAAACTCGAAGTGATGGGGATGGGGAAAGCTGTTTCTGACGGAGTAGTTCGCGGGATCGTTACCAATATTGATAAAACGGTAACGGGTATCCAAAAGGCTATTGCTGAAGCAGAGGAGCAATCCGGGATTGATATCCGGGTAGTAAATGTAGGCATTGCCGGCCAGCATATTAAGAGCTCTATTCACCATGGCAGCATTACCCGCAATTCTGCAGATGATGAAATTACGGTAGAGGATGTTAACCGCCTCACCAATGATATGTACCGTATCGTAATTCCTCCGGGAAGCGAGATCATACACGTCATGCCACAAAGTTATACCGTCGATTATGAAGACGGGATCAAAGATCCCGTAGGCATGTCGGGTGTAAAACTGGAGGCTGATTTCCACATCATAACGGCTCAGACCAACGCTATTAACAATATTAATAAGTGTGTTCGCAGGGCTAACCTTGAAATTGATAACCTGATTCTGGAGCCCCTTGCCAGTAGCCTGGCGGTGCTGACCGATGAGGAAAAAGAAGCCGGTGTCTGCCTGGTAGACATTGGTGGCGGTACAACCGATATTGCCATTTTCCATGACAACATCATCCGGCATACAGCAGTGATTCCTTTCGGAGGTAATATCATTACATCCGACATCAAGCAGGGCTGCATGGTAATGCAACATCAGGCCGAGCTGCTGAAGACTAAATTCGGACGTGCCATTGCCGAGGAAGCAAGCGAGAATGAAATCGTTTCAATTCCCGGCCTGCGCAACCGTCCGCCAAAAGAAATCTCTATCCGCAATCTGTCTCATATTATTGAGGCACGTATGGAGGAGATCATTGAACTGGTGCATGCCGAGATCATTTCCAGTGGCTACGATAACCGCCTGGCAGGTGGCATCGTGATCACGGGTGGTGGTTCCCAGCTGGCAGGTATCCGTCAGTTATATGAATATATGATTGGCATGGATGCCCGTATTGGTTACCCCAATGAGCACCTGGGCAAAAGTAAAGTTGAAATGGTTAAGAGCCCGATGTATGCTACTTCGGTAGGTCTGGTACTATCTGGCTTCAAAGCAATAGACGATCGTGAAAATCAGTACAACGAGCGTCGTCCGCAACAGCAGATTACGAGCAAACAGGTGAAGAAAGATCAGCAGCGGCAGTCAGGTGGGTTCTTTAAGAATATTATAGACCGTACCCGTAACCTGCTGATTGATGATATGGAGGACCAGGATCTGTACTAA
- a CDS encoding UDP-N-acetylglucosamine-N-acetylmuramyl- (pentapeptide) pyrophosphoryl-undecaprenol N- acetylglucosamine transferase (COG0707 UDP-N-acetylglucosamine:LPS N-acetylglucosamine transferase) — protein MEMQKVPEAGYKIEGLWISGLQRRFTLDNLAFPLKVLSSVARSTALVKKFKPDAVVGVGGYASGPLVFAATRQGIPAVLQEQNGYAGLTNKLLAKYVKKICVAYPGMENYFPASKLVFTGNPVRKDILQAQQLRQEGLSFFGFREDLKTLLIIGGSLGARTINQSILKGIDQLLEQRIQVLWQTGKVYYDALNEATRHLQGDQLKIMPFIKEMPLAYGAADVVVSRAGALSISELCLAAKPAVLVPSPNVAEDHQTKNALNLVKANAAVLVRDAQAQEELVRETLALLHDEDRKKELSRQIARLGKPNAAENIANEIISLIA, from the coding sequence ATGGAAATGCAAAAAGTACCCGAAGCCGGGTATAAAATTGAAGGCCTCTGGATCAGTGGTTTGCAGCGACGCTTTACCCTGGATAACCTGGCTTTTCCCCTGAAGGTGCTCAGCAGTGTTGCCAGGAGTACGGCGCTGGTAAAGAAGTTTAAACCTGATGCAGTAGTTGGCGTTGGCGGTTATGCCAGCGGACCCCTTGTATTTGCTGCCACCCGCCAGGGCATCCCTGCGGTGTTACAGGAGCAAAACGGTTATGCAGGTCTCACCAATAAGCTGCTGGCAAAATATGTTAAGAAAATTTGCGTGGCTTACCCTGGAATGGAAAACTATTTCCCTGCCAGTAAGCTTGTGTTTACCGGCAACCCTGTTAGAAAAGACATTCTGCAGGCACAGCAGTTGCGGCAGGAGGGGCTTAGCTTTTTTGGCTTCAGGGAAGATCTGAAAACACTCCTCATTATTGGCGGAAGTCTGGGTGCCCGCACCATAAATCAGAGTATATTGAAGGGGATTGACCAGCTGCTTGAGCAGCGGATTCAGGTTTTGTGGCAAACGGGTAAAGTGTATTATGATGCACTGAACGAAGCCACCAGACATTTACAGGGAGATCAGCTAAAGATAATGCCATTCATCAAGGAAATGCCCCTGGCATATGGCGCTGCCGATGTGGTGGTATCACGTGCCGGTGCTTTAAGCATATCAGAATTATGCCTGGCAGCAAAGCCTGCTGTGCTGGTGCCTTCGCCTAATGTGGCCGAAGATCATCAGACTAAAAATGCCCTTAACCTGGTAAAGGCAAATGCAGCTGTTTTGGTACGCGATGCCCAGGCTCAGGAAGAGCTGGTGCGCGAAACGCTGGCGCTGCTGCATGATGAAGACCGCAAAAAGGAGCTAAGCAGGCAAATAGCCCGTCTTGGAAAACCCAATGCGGCAGAAAATATTGCTAACGAAATAATATCCTTAATTGCGTGA
- a CDS encoding cell division protein ftsz (COG0206 Cell division GTPase): protein MPENKYQFELPSHHRSIIKVIGVGGGGSNAVNHMYNQGIRDVEFVVVNTDSQALKSSPIPNRLQIGTGLTEGLGAGANPEKGRNAAVESKEEIRELLSKDTKMVFITAGMGGGTGTGAAPELARVAKELGILTVGIVTLPFAWEGKKKLAQASHGINLLKDNCDTVIVILNDKLREIYGNLPIRDAFAQADNVLTTAAKGIAEIITVPGYVNVDFEDVKTVMKDSGAAVMGSSIAEGENRARRAAEEAISSPLLNSRNIHGAQKILLSIISGEEAELQMDELTEITEYIQEKAGEDAEMIFGHGVDPELGNSIRVTVIATGFIAEEEPISKDPFQQDKKRVIDLESNRTIENKPVSFTKPQAQPQEREPEAGRGYAFEKPAPTPPKPEPQPEIYAEPEYEFVSGPEAEEEMEEDEFLYEEDLRQKRQLLIDKAKDRVRRIKGLRPTSNVNEPEDLKEMLDVPAYLRKNVRLKDVPHSSEKNVSRYNLNDENQILGNNKFLHDNVD, encoded by the coding sequence ATGCCTGAAAACAAATACCAATTTGAATTACCCTCACATCATCGGTCTATTATCAAAGTGATAGGCGTTGGCGGGGGCGGCAGCAATGCCGTAAACCATATGTACAACCAGGGCATTCGCGATGTAGAATTCGTGGTTGTTAATACTGACTCACAAGCCCTCAAAAGCAGCCCTATTCCTAACCGCCTGCAGATTGGCACCGGCCTTACCGAAGGTTTGGGTGCCGGCGCAAATCCTGAAAAAGGACGTAATGCCGCTGTAGAAAGCAAGGAGGAAATCAGGGAGCTGCTTAGCAAAGACACCAAAATGGTGTTTATTACCGCTGGTATGGGCGGCGGTACCGGAACCGGTGCAGCCCCGGAACTGGCCAGAGTAGCAAAAGAACTTGGCATTCTTACCGTTGGCATTGTTACACTTCCGTTTGCCTGGGAGGGTAAAAAGAAGCTGGCACAGGCATCGCACGGTATCAACCTGCTGAAAGATAACTGCGATACGGTTATCGTTATATTAAACGATAAACTACGCGAAATATATGGCAATCTGCCCATCCGCGATGCATTTGCCCAGGCCGATAATGTGTTAACCACAGCGGCTAAAGGTATTGCGGAGATCATTACCGTTCCCGGTTATGTAAACGTTGACTTTGAAGACGTGAAAACCGTCATGAAAGACAGCGGTGCTGCCGTAATGGGATCATCTATTGCAGAAGGAGAGAACAGGGCCCGTCGTGCTGCCGAAGAAGCGATTTCTTCGCCGCTGCTGAACAGCCGAAATATACATGGTGCGCAGAAAATTCTGCTCTCCATTATATCCGGCGAAGAGGCAGAGTTGCAAATGGACGAGCTGACTGAAATTACAGAATACATTCAGGAGAAAGCCGGCGAAGATGCAGAGATGATCTTCGGTCACGGTGTGGATCCTGAACTAGGCAACAGCATACGGGTAACCGTAATTGCAACCGGCTTTATTGCGGAAGAGGAACCGATCAGCAAAGATCCCTTCCAGCAGGATAAGAAGCGTGTTATTGATCTTGAGTCTAACAGAACTATCGAGAACAAGCCTGTTTCTTTTACAAAGCCTCAGGCTCAACCACAGGAGCGCGAACCTGAGGCAGGGCGTGGCTATGCCTTCGAAAAGCCAGCACCTACCCCCCCAAAACCAGAACCTCAGCCAGAGATATATGCTGAGCCTGAATATGAATTTGTATCAGGCCCGGAAGCTGAAGAGGAAATGGAGGAAGATGAGTTTTTGTATGAAGAAGACCTTCGTCAGAAACGCCAGCTCCTGATTGATAAGGCAAAAGACCGTGTTCGCAGGATCAAAGGTCTACGCCCTACAAGCAATGTTAATGAACCAGAGGACCTGAAAGAGATGCTGGATGTTCCGGCTTATCTGCGCAAAAATGTTCGCCTGAAGGATGTACCCCATTCATCAGAAAAGAACGTTTCGCGCTACAACCTCAACGACGAAAACCAGATACTGGGAAACAATAAGTTTCTGCACGATAATGTCGACTAG